In Anoplolepis gracilipes unplaced genomic scaffold, ASM4749672v1 Contig21, whole genome shotgun sequence, the sequence CTACCAAATACAGGGCATTTTTTAGTTACCTAAATGACATTTAAATCCTACTGgaagaaaacgaaaaaataaagataaaaagttatatatttttatataattaggaTTATTACATTGATGATTAAGATTGCTAACAATATGCGACGTTCTCATTCGGGTAAGCTTTAGTTTTCTTTTAGTTATCTAAcgcaaatatatagataaagatatgtagataaaaattattttacacaattatttttttaggagGTTATGGCTATGAATCATTACCAAGTACATCTGCTTACAATGCCGTGGAGGACGACAATGAAAGAATGACGGAAgagttaaaagataaaattcatGCTTTAAAATCTTTGTCTATCGACATTGGTACTGAAGTAAAATATCAAGACAAAATGTTGAGAAGCATGGTTGGTTGATTGACTTTTTCAAGATGCATATACacaatctctttttaaatttaatctttaattttcctCCTATTTGCCTATTATCCCTTAGCttgttaatttaatctaaaagataaagtttattttaggATGATGATTTTGAAAGGACGAGTGGTTCCTTAACAGGTTCTGTAGCACGTGTTTTACGTCTAGCAAAAGCGGGCCATAATTACTACATcctatatttgtttcttttttctatagcagtatttttcatattgtggatagttttaaaatttaaatgattgtacataaaatatctataggataaaatgtatataaaatgtaattatgtcAAAATTGGCAATTTTAAGTAAGTTACATAGCTGACTTAAATCTTTGTGAATTATACGAAAaagtttattcattttattaagattgcattgtcatatttgtataaaaatatatattaatcattccATACCTATAGCAATTCATATATTGGGCAATATATATTGGgaataaatactattttttcagaaatttattataattcctattttttttaaggttTGCACAATTCTTATTTAACAAGTTTTGTCAATTGCCATTGTTCAGTAGAACAACTACTGAGTTATCATCTTGTCAACATATGATGTTGATTTGttagttttgaaaataaaagccAATCAAATTCGATTGCTACTAAGAAATTTGATATGCTTAATATAGAGCCTGTGTTTGACTTGATATTGCAAGTCGAAAATATTGATCTTTTATAATCGAGAGCAATAGTACATCAAGGCAatcatttactttttataaatcttatgtttacacatgtatatatatgttacacatatacatattaaaatatgtacaaattacagctaaaatttataaacatgcttaatatttattagtttgGATAATGTGCAATATTAGTTAAcagataaacaaataattagtCTGTACAGATACGTACTATTAGGTTTAGTAATTTGTTGTTTTCTTCATTGATTAGttggaagaaatataataataataattcaaagtaAAGTGACAATCTGTTGCTTTTGTatggattattattaaaaaacaaatgacaacttaattttatttctaaaaaatgtttttgtttctacaaatttttttttgcttaaaatatgtgttatatatgcATCAGTATGTGGAGTGTGTTTAAAAGCAGAGTTAAAGTTAGAGTAATTTAGTTGAAGTAGTTTGAGAAATTCGGAgtgtctat encodes:
- the LOC140675837 gene encoding BET1 homolog, whose product is MIKIANNMRRSHSGGYGYESLPSTSAYNAVEDDNERMTEELKDKIHALKSLSIDIGTEVKYQDKMLRSMDDDFERTSGSLTGSVARVLRLAKAGHNYYILYLFLFSIAVFFILWIVLKFK